A window from Drosophila nasuta strain 15112-1781.00 chromosome 3, ASM2355853v1, whole genome shotgun sequence encodes these proteins:
- the LOC132788640 gene encoding RNA-binding protein 48, with the protein MDPVEHHKRFEYCTTRLQYRQGRELKAVKVYSVATESKHLMVFGVPKVNLHANIKNKLQGFGKLLSCICVTSEMAKKMDLEAFTDVFAVHFERVEQARRAKRQLDAKQFFGGILHISYAPERETPQELREKFVQRRKEIGHRIQRNLAEQPLKPKQTKQNEVVDI; encoded by the exons atggaTCCTGTTGAACATCACAAACGCTTTGAGTACTGCACAACGAGATTGCAATACAGACAGGGACGTGAATTAAAGGCAGTTAAG GTCTACTCCGTTGCTACTGAGTCCAAGCACTTGATGGTTTTTGGCGTTCCCAAGGTTAATCTACATGCGAACATTAAGAATAAATTACAGGGCTTTGGCAAATTACTGTCCTGTATTTGTGTGACATCGGAAATGGCTAAGAAGA TGGATCTTGAAGCTTTCACCGATGTCTTTGCTGTACATTTCGAGAGAGTGGAGCAGGCTCGTCGAGCTAAGAGGCAACTAGATGCCAAGCAATTCTTTGGTGGCATTTTGCACATATCTTATGCGCCTGAGAGAGAAACACCCCAAGAGCTAAGGGAGAAATTTGTGCAACGTCGCAAAGAGATTGGTCATCGCATACAGCGGAATCTGGCAGAGCAACCACTTAAGCCTAAGCAGACGAAGCAGAACGAAGTGGtagatatttaa
- the LOC132788637 gene encoding presenilins-associated rhomboid-like protein, mitochondrial, which translates to MLVHRALCQSWLSQVTYRFHANIASRHIQPNQRFWQPPVRHFHAQRTRSSNIKPNVGEPATDGNSVPVNNVIKAVAFTGAFSVGCFAGATIMEYENTRSMIISKAKQARFGWFQNRSIADRDSWWQLKQDVRRFWDSLSPGDKTFAPILVANLLAFGLWRVPALRTTMLTYFTSNPAARIVCWPMFLSTFSHYSVMHIFANMYVLHSFSNAAVLSLGKEQFMAVYLSAGVFSSLMSVLYKAGTKHPGMSLGASGAIMTVLAYVCAQYPETQLSILFLPTVTFSAGAAIKVIMGIDFAGCVMGWKFFDHAAHLGGAMFGIFWAHYGSQLWAKRISLLNYYHELRRTKQK; encoded by the exons ATGCTTGTTCATCGCGCGCTATGTCAAAGCTGGCTATCACAGGTGAC TTACAGATTTCATGCAAATATTGCTAGCAGACACATCCAGCCCAATCAAAGATTTTGGCAGCCGCCAGTTCGTCATTTCCACGCACAGAGAACGAGGAGTAGTAACATAAAACCTAATGTTGGGGAACCGGCGACAGATGGCAATTCGGTGCCGGTAAACAATGTTATCAAAGCGGTGGCGTTCACAGGAGCA TTCAGTGTCGGCTGTTTTGCTGGAGCGACCATAATGGAGTACGAGAATACACGTAGCATGATTATATCAAAGGCAAAGCAGGCACGTTTCGGGTGGTTTCAAAATCGATCGATAGCGGATCGCGATAGCTGGTGGCAGTTGAAACAGGATGTACGACGCTTTTGGGATTCCCTATCGCCTGGCGATAAGACATTTGCACCAATCCTAGTAGCCAACTTATTGGCGTTTGGTCTGTGGCGTGTTCCAGCTTTGCGCACCACAATGTTAACATATTTCACATCAAATCCGGCAGCGC gTATCGTTTGCTGGCCAATGTTCCTGTCGACATTCAGTCACTACTCAGTTATGCATATATTTGCCAATATGTATGTTCTCCACAGCTTTTCAAATGCAGCCGTTTTGTCCTTGGGCAAAGAGCAATTCATGGCCGTCTATTTGAGTGCCGGCGTCTTCTCTAGCTTGATGAGCGTTCTTTACAAGGCGGGCACAAAACATCCGGGCATGTCTTTGGGTGCG TCGGGAGCCATCATGACCGTCTTGGCCTATGTTTGTGCACAGTATCCTGAAACCCAGTTGAGCATATTGTTCCTGCCTACAGTTACATTCTCTGCCGGCGCAGCTATTAAAGTGATCATGGGCATTGACTTTGCAGGCTGTGTTATGGGCTGGAAGTTCTTTGATCATGCAGCGCACTTAGGTGGTGCCATGTTCGGCAT TTTCTGGGCCCACTATGGATCCCAATTGTGGGCGAAACGTATTAGTCTGCTGAACTATTACCACGAACTCCGCAGAACGAAACAAAAGTAA